Proteins encoded within one genomic window of Oncorhynchus tshawytscha isolate Ot180627B linkage group LG02, Otsh_v2.0, whole genome shotgun sequence:
- the LOC112262666 gene encoding adenosine receptor A1, whose product MKLQGVVTFSVSKCTYSTVWSKKHCCKILRIIVQWITVEYYTFIRMADRMSGGEVAYTVLEVLIAVACCLGNVLVIWAVWLSSSLRQPTFCFLVSLAVADFLVGAVAVPAAILVDGRVQISFNVCLFISCVEILLTLASVLFLLAISVDRYLRVFIPLRYKRTVTERRSWVVVAICWFVAFMLSFPPMFGWYNHDTLSHSGNSTTIICRFLAVIPMSYIVYFNFFLCTLTPLLIMAVLYCYIFCTIRKNLKGRTGSGAQSHTYFRKERSLARSLTLVLVLFAFCWLPLHFMNCVAYFGNPSNIPQQAFYVGILLSHGNSAVNPIVYAFKIRKIQEAYLRIWRKFVCRGDNQTTEKNTSSNPRVARND is encoded by the exons ATGAAGTTGCAGGGGGTTGTAACTTTTTCAGTGAGCAAATGTACATACTCGACAGTCTGGTCCAAGAAACATTGCTGTAAAATCCTCAGGATTATAGTTCAGTGGATTACAGTAGAATATTACACTTTCATCAGAATGGCTGACAGGATGTCTGGAGGAGAGGTGGCCTACACAGTGCTGGAGGTGCTGATCGCTGTTGCCTGCTGTCTGGGCAATGTGCTAGTGATCTGGGCAGTGTGGTTGAGCAGCTCTCTACGGCAGCCCACATTCTGCTTTTTGGTTTCTCTGGCTGTGGCAGACTTCCTTGTAGGTGCTGTGGCTGTGCCAGCGGCTATACTGGTAGATGGAAGAGTGCAGATCTCATTCAATGTCTGTCTCTTCATAAGCTGTGTGGAAATTTTGTTGACATTGGCCTCTGTACTGTTTCTACTAGCCATCTCCGTGGACCGATATCTACGAGTTTTCATCCCTCTCAG GTACAAGAggacagtaacagagaggagatCTTGGGTGGTGGTGGCAATATGTTGGTTTGTTGCCTTCATGTTGAGCTTCCCACCCATGTTTGGGTGGTACAACCATGACACCTTGTCTCACTCAGGGAACTCAACCACCATCATTTGCCGTTTCCTGGCTGTGATTCCCATGTCATACATCGTATACTTCAATTTCTTCCTCTGCACCCTCACTCCGTTGCTTATCATGGCTGTGCTATACTGCTACATCTTCTGTACGATCCGGAAGAACCTGAAGGGGAGGACGGGGAGCGGTGCCCAGTCCCACACCTACTTCAGGAAGGAGAGGAGCCTAGCCCGATCCCTGACTCTGGTCCTGGTGCTCTTCGCCTTTTGCTGGCTCCCTCTGCACTTCATGAACTGTGTTGCCTACTTTGGTAACCCATCAAACATACCCCAACAGGCCTTCTACGTGGGCATCCTCCTCTCCCATGGCAATTCAGCTGTCAACCCGATCGTGTATGCCTTCAAGATCCGCAAGATCCAGGAAGCGTACCTGAGGATATGGAGGAAGTTTGTGTGCCGAGGTGACAACCAGACCACTGAGAAGAACACCAGCAGTAACCCTAGGGTAGCCAGAAATGACTGA